A single window of Streptomyces xanthii DNA harbors:
- the pglZ gene encoding BREX-2 system phosphatase PglZ — protein MAPPAPRVGRRTVEALLTAHQDSLRERSLVLVHGRYLPGAPARFTTAVDNEPRRVQVRDESSVLGVTAAWHDHRNTAAPGDILVVTTGVDDEQLGWDLRGQAILRRTLTVENAEIVTQRFGATGLDVRMYDMEWLLEALLEAEPSDAGWPRVAGLLTLDTALRALAVQRLGLGSGEGGSATGSQAGPPTLDTDTLLAWSRTPAGPLRFAELSLAERTELKKWLGDTAGPAAPVLLSLAEAGLGHDAMSLGVLAAVLRDPAVAPDTALTIGGLFGQVMPRRAALSAFTDAVEGALTRWIAQARTSPRARRQVFAVLDRADELAETAGLAEPLTKSRFLPTGFAAQLGRTVAEARRSSTAGDAALADLAGHGLAALYPDRVQVAEMAVRIARWLEQPEPAVPTVASGIRSQITDWGWADRALTLLWAGDPGGDLTTGRELQGLYERGRARREVLDEQFARRLAAWSAHADAHQPNDALVIENVLETAVRPLAGAGAPLVVVLDGMSCAVAIQLGEEAEREGWREVVPGPVDGQPAVRTAAVSMLPSVTRTSRASLLAAKPVRGGQSVETAGFSAFWKRHRKEAALFHKADIGGETGHALSHELMGALASEAVVGVVLNTIDDALEKGQQGRGTTWGLDDITHLRDLLSAARSYGRPVVLVADHGHVLERGSRSRSAEADTAAAASPRWRTGGPAGEGEIEIRGERILEGGGSIVAPWREDIRYTARKAGYHGGASLAEVTVPVLTLIAVAEQTPKGWVGLPREQSTPSWWTEPLPADESTRAAMSAAGSAGAATQSAPRQDTAGTEARKSSSVPPRAPVGLGSEVVASEVYAAQKEYVRKAPEAKVVAAVIDALVAAGGTMSPAALAAAVSATGRVRRNIEGFVATVQRLLNVEGYPVLGFVDAGHAVKLDVPLLREQFLPQPKPKKE, from the coding sequence ATGGCCCCTCCCGCGCCCCGGGTCGGACGCCGCACCGTCGAAGCGCTCCTGACCGCCCACCAGGACAGCCTCCGTGAACGCAGCCTGGTCCTGGTCCACGGCCGCTACCTCCCAGGAGCGCCCGCCCGGTTCACCACTGCCGTCGACAACGAACCCCGCCGCGTGCAGGTCCGCGACGAATCCTCCGTCCTCGGCGTGACGGCCGCCTGGCACGACCACCGGAACACGGCTGCTCCGGGCGACATCCTCGTGGTCACCACCGGGGTCGACGACGAACAGCTCGGTTGGGACCTGCGCGGGCAGGCCATTCTCCGCCGTACGCTCACCGTCGAGAACGCGGAGATCGTCACCCAGCGATTCGGCGCCACCGGCCTCGATGTGCGCATGTACGACATGGAGTGGCTCCTGGAAGCCCTCTTGGAAGCCGAACCGTCCGACGCCGGCTGGCCGCGTGTCGCAGGACTGCTCACCCTCGACACCGCGCTGCGGGCCTTGGCCGTGCAGCGGCTCGGCCTCGGCTCCGGTGAGGGCGGCTCCGCGACCGGGTCCCAGGCAGGACCGCCCACGCTCGACACCGACACCCTTCTGGCCTGGTCGCGTACACCGGCGGGCCCACTCCGCTTCGCCGAACTGTCCCTCGCGGAACGCACCGAACTGAAGAAGTGGCTCGGAGACACCGCGGGCCCCGCGGCACCGGTACTTCTCTCCCTCGCGGAAGCCGGACTCGGCCATGACGCCATGTCACTCGGCGTCCTCGCAGCGGTCCTGAGGGACCCGGCGGTGGCTCCCGACACCGCCCTCACGATCGGCGGCCTCTTCGGCCAGGTCATGCCCCGCCGGGCCGCCCTCAGCGCCTTCACCGACGCGGTGGAAGGGGCCCTGACCCGCTGGATTGCCCAAGCCAGAACCAGCCCGCGTGCCCGGCGCCAGGTCTTCGCCGTGCTGGACCGTGCCGACGAGCTGGCCGAAACAGCAGGTCTCGCCGAGCCCCTCACCAAGAGCCGGTTCCTCCCCACAGGATTCGCCGCGCAACTCGGCCGGACGGTCGCCGAAGCACGCCGTTCCTCCACGGCAGGAGACGCCGCGCTCGCGGACCTGGCAGGACACGGCCTCGCAGCCCTCTACCCGGACCGGGTGCAGGTCGCCGAGATGGCAGTGCGCATCGCCCGCTGGCTCGAACAGCCCGAACCGGCCGTGCCCACGGTGGCGAGCGGCATCCGCTCGCAGATCACCGACTGGGGGTGGGCCGACCGCGCGCTCACCCTCCTGTGGGCGGGGGACCCGGGCGGTGACCTGACCACGGGCCGCGAACTGCAGGGCCTTTACGAGAGAGGCCGAGCGCGCAGAGAAGTCCTCGACGAGCAGTTCGCCCGCCGTCTCGCGGCCTGGTCCGCACACGCCGACGCACACCAGCCGAACGACGCCCTTGTGATCGAGAACGTACTGGAGACGGCTGTACGTCCACTGGCCGGTGCGGGAGCTCCCCTGGTCGTCGTACTCGACGGGATGAGCTGCGCGGTCGCCATACAGCTCGGTGAGGAGGCCGAACGCGAAGGCTGGCGGGAAGTGGTGCCGGGACCGGTCGACGGACAGCCTGCAGTCCGCACGGCCGCGGTGTCCATGCTGCCCTCCGTCACCCGAACGAGCCGTGCTTCGCTGCTCGCCGCGAAACCAGTCCGCGGCGGACAGTCCGTGGAGACCGCAGGCTTCAGCGCCTTCTGGAAACGCCACCGCAAGGAAGCCGCTCTTTTCCACAAAGCGGATATCGGTGGCGAGACGGGCCATGCCCTTTCCCACGAGCTCATGGGTGCACTCGCCTCCGAGGCAGTTGTCGGCGTCGTCCTGAACACCATCGACGACGCGCTCGAAAAGGGACAACAGGGGCGCGGCACGACCTGGGGCCTCGACGACATCACCCATCTGCGGGACCTGCTCTCGGCAGCCAGGAGCTACGGACGACCGGTCGTGCTGGTCGCCGACCACGGACACGTCCTGGAACGCGGCAGCCGCAGTCGGAGCGCGGAGGCGGACACGGCCGCAGCAGCCTCGCCCCGCTGGCGCACCGGCGGGCCGGCCGGCGAGGGCGAGATCGAGATCCGGGGAGAACGGATCCTCGAAGGCGGCGGGAGCATCGTCGCGCCGTGGCGTGAGGACATCCGGTACACCGCACGTAAGGCCGGCTACCACGGAGGCGCGTCTCTCGCGGAGGTGACGGTGCCGGTACTCACTCTGATCGCAGTGGCCGAACAGACGCCCAAGGGCTGGGTCGGGCTCCCGCGGGAGCAGTCGACCCCCTCGTGGTGGACCGAGCCCCTGCCGGCTGACGAGTCCACAAGGGCAGCAATGTCCGCTGCCGGGAGCGCGGGAGCCGCAACGCAGTCGGCGCCGCGCCAGGACACAGCAGGCACCGAGGCCCGCAAGAGTTCTTCCGTGCCGCCCCGAGCCCCCGTCGGTCTGGGCAGCGAGGTGGTGGCGAGCGAGGTCTATGCGGCGCAGAAGGAGTACGTCCGCAAAGCGCCGGAAGCGAAGGTCGTCGCCGCGGTCATCGACGCTCTCGTCGCCGCGGGCGGCACCATGTCCCCGGCAGCACTCGCCGCGGCCGTCTCGGCGACCGGACGCGTCCGGCGCAACATCGAGGGATTCGTCGCGACGGTCCAGCGACTGCTGAATGTCGAGGGCTATCCCGTCCTCGGGTTCGTCGACGCTGGGCATGCGGTGAAACTCGATGTCCCGCTGCTTCGCGAGCAGTTCCTGCCGCAACCGAAGCCGAAGAAGGAGTAA
- a CDS encoding PglY protein produces the protein MSTRELVLRDVIAIKEDVHAGNFKVDLSQGFNETDERVAEYVVTEQLQKQFRKALGLVADAVRTGDSHAAYLHGSFGAGKSHFLTVLHAALNNHPAARDKRGLAEVMAEHQDWLPNSRFLMVPYHLVGSADLDSALLGGYVHTVRQLHPEAPTPAVYRADALLADAQRQRDFLADDDKFRQWLGAGAPTARAAATDDDDDDVPVLDAGTGDVAGPLEWTTAELDEAFAAKAGDPERDRLVSALVSGPMAAYAQAARGDKDSFIPLENGLKVISRHAKDRGYDGVVLFLDELILWLQAHMGEQDFVRDQVQRLVKLIESGDGDRPVPIVSFISRQRDLSQLIGADVAGAEVQNLEQQIDYLAGRIDVVELEDSNLVEIIKHRVLAPRPGMEQARDDAFRLVESSRDEVRQVLLDAQGRTEANWDDFRTLYPLSPALLNVLVDLSGALQRERTGLKLVQELLGRRLDDLKLGELIPIGDLWDVIAQRTGEAFTAKLKAEAETARRFHERVREHLLTKYGSADDKRFQTDDRLVKTLLLAALAPHVPALSRLTGGKLAALNHGTIRTRVGDAGSVAVKRLQELQSEGFDGELRSEGDSTDPVFHLHLSDLDVEPLLEEVQGVADQTGYRRQWIKDQLWAALKIPDTQAFVCVREVVWRGTKRTVEFVFGNVRDPHLPDEQFRPQLGSDLRIVIDYPFDDGDHSPMDDVQRVDRMKRAGKTHPTVVWLSDFLSEQKSRNLGRLLKINYLLERDRLEEHTATRPAEERAQIRNQLKASSDNLTGQLIEALQQVYGIARAEPGTTGAEVPEGKHLLTLQPGFTRTNPEAAVGFEENLYFIADDILAARHPKHPDFDPRLTRKAITKAELKTTLTWINRAMADGSRRVVVDGHQLATVRKIVHALGLGEVHDGPLNVTNDWRLRINKKAADHPDVGPDLSVEDIRTWIEELGYTGLDRNVSNLIIATYALLDDRTWVYQTSPLTEAPDLERIGQGYGLRAVELPTEEEFSTALGRAGKIFGETVSRVLFARNVASLAEKVRKVAEDNQRALGDARSLLQDNAARLGLAGPGGADAPRIRSMKAAADLVARLLRTDTPAALVRELAAAAYDVTDGEIGAALVQAPEVLAALRSPDWTDDLDTVCSLTGRGDSLGERARRLLDQVARTANEHEEEFSLVPVLDGLRDSTKALMREVARIAQAAGPVTPVGPAVTSEPTAQDVSLTEHGNPRVPTPPATAPPTDSTGPGTAPSGRTEAPRAVHVVEPTQLEATLAATVTRIEDEIRTFLAAHPDRRVQVIWKPVAAEGGDSEGTGD, from the coding sequence ATGTCGACCAGAGAGCTCGTCCTGCGTGACGTCATTGCCATCAAGGAAGACGTTCACGCCGGAAATTTCAAGGTCGATCTCTCGCAAGGCTTCAATGAGACCGACGAACGGGTGGCCGAGTACGTCGTCACCGAACAGCTGCAGAAGCAGTTCCGCAAGGCACTCGGTCTGGTCGCCGACGCCGTGCGCACGGGCGACTCGCACGCTGCCTATCTGCACGGCTCGTTCGGTGCCGGTAAGAGCCACTTCCTGACCGTGCTGCACGCGGCGCTCAACAACCATCCGGCGGCCCGGGACAAGCGGGGCCTCGCCGAGGTGATGGCCGAGCACCAGGACTGGCTGCCGAACAGCCGCTTCCTGATGGTGCCCTACCACCTGGTCGGCTCCGCGGACCTGGACTCCGCGCTGCTCGGCGGATACGTGCACACTGTGCGGCAGCTCCACCCCGAAGCACCGACCCCCGCCGTCTACCGGGCCGACGCACTGCTCGCCGATGCGCAGCGGCAGCGTGACTTCCTCGCTGACGACGACAAGTTCCGGCAGTGGCTCGGAGCCGGAGCGCCGACTGCCCGGGCTGCCGCGACGGACGACGACGATGACGATGTGCCCGTCCTCGACGCGGGTACGGGCGACGTCGCCGGACCGCTTGAGTGGACCACCGCCGAACTGGACGAAGCATTCGCGGCGAAGGCCGGCGACCCGGAACGTGACCGACTGGTGTCCGCGCTGGTCAGCGGCCCCATGGCGGCGTACGCCCAGGCAGCCCGCGGTGACAAGGACTCCTTCATTCCGCTGGAGAATGGCCTGAAGGTCATCTCCCGGCACGCCAAGGACCGCGGCTACGACGGCGTCGTGTTGTTCCTCGACGAGCTGATCCTCTGGCTCCAGGCGCACATGGGTGAGCAGGACTTCGTCCGGGACCAGGTGCAGCGGCTGGTCAAGCTGATCGAGTCCGGCGACGGGGACCGGCCGGTGCCGATCGTGTCGTTCATCTCCCGCCAGCGAGACCTGTCGCAGCTGATCGGTGCGGATGTCGCGGGCGCCGAGGTGCAGAACCTCGAGCAGCAGATCGACTATCTCGCGGGGCGGATCGACGTCGTCGAGCTGGAGGACAGCAACCTCGTCGAGATCATCAAGCACCGGGTCCTCGCTCCGCGGCCCGGTATGGAGCAGGCGCGCGACGATGCGTTCCGGCTCGTCGAGTCCTCCAGGGACGAGGTGCGGCAGGTCCTGCTCGACGCGCAGGGCCGCACCGAGGCGAACTGGGACGACTTCCGTACGCTCTATCCCTTGTCTCCCGCTCTGCTCAACGTCCTGGTCGACCTGTCGGGGGCGCTGCAGCGCGAGCGGACCGGCCTCAAGCTCGTACAGGAACTCCTCGGGCGTCGCCTCGACGACCTCAAGCTCGGCGAGCTCATCCCGATAGGGGATCTGTGGGACGTCATCGCGCAGCGCACTGGTGAGGCGTTCACGGCCAAGCTGAAGGCGGAGGCGGAGACCGCCCGGCGCTTCCACGAGCGGGTGCGCGAGCACCTTCTGACGAAGTACGGCTCGGCCGACGACAAGCGGTTCCAGACCGACGACCGGCTCGTCAAGACACTGCTGCTCGCTGCCCTCGCCCCGCACGTGCCCGCGCTGTCCCGGCTCACCGGTGGGAAGCTCGCGGCCCTGAATCACGGCACGATCCGAACCCGGGTCGGCGATGCGGGCTCGGTAGCGGTCAAACGGCTGCAGGAACTGCAGTCCGAGGGGTTCGACGGGGAACTGCGCAGCGAGGGCGACAGCACCGACCCGGTGTTTCATCTGCACCTGTCCGACCTGGACGTCGAGCCGCTCCTCGAAGAGGTGCAGGGCGTCGCCGACCAGACCGGCTACCGGCGACAGTGGATCAAGGACCAGCTGTGGGCCGCCCTCAAGATCCCCGACACCCAGGCGTTCGTCTGTGTACGGGAGGTCGTGTGGCGCGGGACGAAGCGCACCGTCGAGTTCGTCTTCGGTAACGTCCGCGATCCCCATCTGCCTGACGAGCAGTTCAGGCCGCAGCTGGGCAGCGACCTGAGAATTGTCATCGACTACCCCTTCGACGACGGCGACCACTCGCCGATGGACGACGTACAGCGGGTCGACCGGATGAAGCGCGCCGGGAAGACCCACCCCACCGTCGTCTGGCTGTCCGACTTCCTCTCCGAGCAGAAGAGCCGCAACCTCGGACGTCTGCTGAAGATCAATTATCTGCTCGAGCGGGACCGGCTCGAAGAGCACACCGCCACGCGTCCCGCCGAGGAGCGCGCTCAGATCCGTAACCAGCTCAAGGCGTCCAGTGACAACCTCACCGGCCAGCTCATCGAGGCGCTCCAGCAGGTGTACGGCATCGCCCGGGCCGAGCCGGGCACCACCGGCGCCGAGGTGCCCGAGGGGAAGCACCTGCTCACCCTCCAGCCCGGTTTCACCCGAACCAACCCCGAGGCAGCGGTCGGCTTCGAGGAGAACCTGTACTTCATCGCGGACGACATCCTCGCGGCGCGGCACCCCAAGCACCCGGACTTCGACCCCCGCCTCACCCGCAAGGCCATCACCAAAGCCGAGCTGAAGACCACGCTGACGTGGATCAACCGGGCCATGGCCGACGGCAGTCGCCGTGTCGTCGTCGACGGGCATCAGCTGGCCACCGTACGGAAAATCGTCCACGCCCTCGGGCTCGGCGAGGTACACGACGGGCCGCTGAACGTTACGAACGACTGGCGGCTGCGGATCAACAAGAAGGCCGCGGACCATCCGGACGTCGGTCCCGACCTGTCGGTGGAGGACATTCGCACCTGGATCGAGGAGCTGGGCTACACCGGCCTGGACCGCAACGTCAGCAACCTGATCATCGCGACCTATGCCCTGCTCGACGACCGCACCTGGGTCTACCAGACCTCGCCACTGACCGAGGCTCCCGACCTCGAACGAATCGGGCAAGGGTACGGACTCCGGGCGGTGGAACTCCCCACCGAAGAGGAGTTCAGCACGGCCCTTGGCCGCGCGGGGAAGATCTTCGGCGAGACCGTCTCGCGGGTGTTGTTCGCCCGGAACGTCGCGAGTCTCGCGGAGAAGGTCCGCAAGGTCGCCGAGGACAACCAGCGAGCGCTCGGCGATGCCCGCTCCCTCCTGCAGGACAACGCGGCACGTCTCGGCCTGGCAGGACCGGGGGGTGCGGACGCGCCGCGTATCAGGTCCATGAAGGCGGCGGCCGATCTCGTCGCGCGACTGTTGCGCACCGATACCCCCGCCGCCCTGGTGAGGGAGCTGGCGGCGGCTGCGTACGACGTCACGGACGGAGAGATCGGGGCGGCGCTCGTACAGGCCCCCGAGGTACTCGCCGCGCTGCGCTCGCCCGACTGGACGGACGACCTCGACACGGTCTGCTCCCTCACCGGTCGGGGCGACAGCCTCGGGGAACGCGCAAGGCGGCTCCTCGACCAGGTCGCCCGGACCGCCAACGAGCACGAGGAGGAGTTCTCGCTCGTTCCTGTACTGGACGGACTGCGTGACAGCACGAAGGCGCTGATGCGCGAGGTGGCCCGGATCGCGCAGGCAGCCGGGCCCGTCACGCCCGTGGGTCCGGCCGTGACTTCGGAGCCCACCGCCCAGGACGTCAGCCTCACCGAGCACGGGAACCCGCGTGTCCCCACTCCTCCCGCCACGGCACCTCCCACCGACAGCACAGGCCCCGGGACCGCGCCCTCGGGCCGCACCGAGGCTCCCCGCGCCGTGCACGTGGTCGAACCCACACAGCTGGAAGCGACTCTGGCCGCCACGGTCACGCGCATCGAGGACGAGATCCGTACGTTCCTGGCCGCGCATCCCGACCGCAGGGTCCAGGTCATCTGGAAGCCGGTCGCAGCCGAGGGCGGCGACAGTGAAGGGACCGGAGACTGA
- a CDS encoding adenine nucleotide alpha hydrolase family protein — protein sequence MTGTPAFHFWLSHPGAQAPGSGWQPLSDALYWESPTRAPDRRQLLAAAPDWADDLQRVARAVFAADRCTSREQTFDRWTRHIRLSVPVTAPDAWTRALPHLIALLATVTGDRWEVEFRPYDADARPRSRPLPFAPDEYAREVALFSGGLDSLGWAAQRATVRSPHALLLVMFEERNFESVQDTVYEAVLRRSERDLRRLEQSQTIRRPRDATFTLERSTRSRGLLYAATAVHAAAAERVPVVHIPENGQLALNPPHSAARWGACSTRSVHPWTLHHLNRVIELITDRPEQGVRVVNPFAALTEGEVCEAARDAGMPREILEATLSCGTSPMRQLGRSRLPRLPHCGLCFPCLVRRSGLLHAYGEDRTPYAADPWGPSLDADLAQHWRALTRWLDTQCTVLDLVADVPLPPEARTPDLLDVVERGREELRALVAQAPAVRRSA from the coding sequence ATGACGGGCACACCGGCCTTCCACTTCTGGCTCTCCCATCCTGGCGCCCAAGCACCAGGCAGTGGCTGGCAGCCGCTGAGCGACGCCCTGTACTGGGAGTCCCCCACCCGCGCGCCCGACCGCCGCCAGCTCCTCGCAGCCGCCCCGGACTGGGCGGACGACCTCCAGCGGGTGGCCCGTGCCGTCTTCGCCGCGGACCGCTGCACCTCGCGGGAGCAGACCTTCGACCGCTGGACCCGGCACATCCGCCTCTCCGTCCCGGTCACCGCGCCGGACGCGTGGACTCGCGCCCTCCCGCACCTCATCGCACTGCTCGCGACAGTGACGGGCGACCGCTGGGAGGTCGAGTTCCGCCCGTACGACGCTGACGCACGGCCCCGGTCCCGCCCACTGCCCTTCGCCCCTGACGAGTACGCGCGCGAGGTGGCTCTGTTCTCCGGCGGCCTCGACTCCCTCGGCTGGGCGGCCCAACGCGCCACGGTGCGCAGCCCGCACGCGCTGCTTCTGGTCATGTTCGAGGAGCGGAACTTCGAGTCTGTCCAGGACACCGTGTACGAAGCGGTGCTCCGGCGCAGCGAGCGCGACCTGCGACGCCTGGAGCAGAGTCAGACGATCCGCAGGCCAAGGGATGCCACCTTCACGCTTGAACGCTCCACACGGTCCCGCGGCCTGTTGTACGCCGCCACGGCCGTACACGCGGCCGCGGCCGAGCGCGTCCCTGTCGTACACATCCCGGAGAACGGCCAACTCGCTCTCAACCCGCCCCACTCAGCGGCCCGTTGGGGCGCGTGCTCCACCCGCTCGGTGCATCCGTGGACGCTGCACCACCTCAACCGGGTCATCGAGCTGATCACGGACCGGCCGGAGCAGGGGGTCCGGGTCGTCAATCCGTTCGCGGCGCTCACCGAAGGTGAGGTGTGCGAAGCTGCCCGGGACGCCGGGATGCCCCGGGAGATCCTGGAGGCCACGCTGAGCTGCGGCACGTCTCCCATGCGGCAGCTCGGGCGGTCGCGGTTGCCGCGCCTGCCGCACTGCGGCCTCTGCTTCCCCTGCCTGGTCCGCCGCTCGGGCCTGCTGCACGCATACGGCGAGGACCGCACTCCCTACGCGGCCGACCCCTGGGGCCCGTCCTTGGACGCGGACCTCGCCCAGCACTGGCGGGCACTCACGCGCTGGCTGGACACACAGTGCACAGTGCTCGACCTGGTCGCCGATGTCCCGCTGCCCCCCGAGGCCCGCACCCCGGACCTCCTGGACGTCGTGGAGCGCGGCCGGGAGGAACTGCGGGCACTGGTCGCGCAGGCGCCTGCGGTACGGCGATCCGCGTGA
- a CDS encoding ATP-binding protein, giving the protein MTSQQAQPTVTVSVFTHTFPATRLGASLARRFASRQLGGWGISPGAPLHDTVALIVAELAANAARHGRVPGRNFELRLLYEHKTTVVRIEVSDTHPRRPDPSSVGMADPEADGGRGLALVEAVAHRWGVDDRTGPGKTVWAQTEPVVS; this is encoded by the coding sequence ATGACATCGCAGCAGGCCCAACCGACCGTAACCGTCAGTGTCTTCACCCATACGTTTCCCGCGACTCGGCTCGGAGCCAGCCTCGCGCGCCGGTTCGCTTCGAGGCAGCTCGGCGGCTGGGGCATCTCGCCCGGCGCCCCGCTCCACGACACGGTCGCCCTGATTGTCGCCGAGCTCGCGGCCAACGCCGCCCGCCACGGACGCGTACCGGGGCGGAACTTCGAACTGCGCCTGCTGTACGAGCACAAGACCACCGTCGTGCGGATCGAGGTGTCCGACACTCACCCGCGTCGGCCTGACCCGTCGAGCGTCGGCATGGCCGACCCGGAAGCCGACGGTGGACGGGGGCTCGCCCTCGTCGAGGCTGTCGCGCACCGCTGGGGCGTCGACGACCGCACCGGTCCCGGCAAGACCGTGTGGGCCCAGACCGAGCCCGTCGTGTCGTGA
- a CDS encoding helix-turn-helix domain-containing protein, whose translation MTADHDGDTAAGGEPELSDSLRTFGAVLKALREADGLTQEEFALRVRYSAAYVAKIEQGKRFPPENLPDRAAEVLGSVAGKVLAAAAKSLRRKAGLASWFLQWAGIEEEAITLYAYECRGVPGLLQPEGYIRAVFERQLPPLTEEQIGRQVAARLERQRVLSERPNTAFSFIIEQCILERHVGGSDVTKVAVDHLLDLGRRTNVEIQIMPLRQEDHAGTDGQMYLAESAGNQWFGYVEGHRSSALITASSEVSILLQRYGKLRSQALDCRATVSLLEQMRGAL comes from the coding sequence ATGACGGCGGACCACGACGGTGACACGGCGGCGGGCGGCGAACCCGAACTGTCCGACAGCCTGAGGACGTTCGGGGCAGTCCTGAAGGCCCTCCGGGAGGCGGACGGCCTCACCCAGGAGGAGTTCGCACTGCGTGTTCGCTACTCGGCGGCGTACGTCGCGAAGATCGAACAGGGCAAGCGGTTCCCACCGGAGAACCTGCCGGACCGCGCGGCGGAGGTCCTGGGGTCGGTTGCAGGGAAAGTGCTCGCGGCAGCGGCGAAGAGCCTACGGAGGAAGGCCGGTCTGGCGTCCTGGTTCCTGCAGTGGGCGGGGATCGAGGAGGAAGCGATCACGCTGTACGCGTATGAGTGCCGAGGGGTTCCGGGGTTGTTGCAGCCGGAGGGGTATATCCGGGCGGTATTCGAGCGCCAGCTTCCGCCGCTCACAGAGGAGCAGATCGGACGCCAGGTGGCAGCTCGGCTCGAACGGCAGCGGGTGCTGTCCGAGCGCCCTAACACCGCCTTCAGCTTCATCATCGAACAGTGCATTTTGGAACGGCACGTGGGCGGATCCGACGTGACGAAGGTCGCCGTCGACCACCTATTGGACCTCGGCCGCCGCACCAACGTCGAAATCCAGATCATGCCACTCAGGCAGGAGGACCACGCCGGCACCGACGGCCAGATGTACCTGGCCGAGAGCGCAGGCAACCAATGGTTCGGCTACGTCGAGGGCCATCGTTCGAGCGCTCTGATCACCGCTTCAAGCGAAGTCAGCATCCTCCTTCAGCGCTATGGCAAGCTGCGTTCCCAGGCCCTGGATTGCCGGGCTACGGTGAGCTTGCTGGAACAGATGCGAGGAGCGCTATGA
- a CDS encoding DUF397 domain-containing protein, with protein MSTTDDLSWFKSSYSGGDGDNCIEIAVRPDAVHVRDSKDTGLRPFTVTPDAWTAFTTYASGS; from the coding sequence ATGAGCACCACTGATGACCTGAGCTGGTTCAAGAGCAGCTACAGCGGCGGGGACGGCGACAACTGCATCGAGATCGCCGTCCGCCCGGACGCGGTCCATGTCCGCGACTCCAAGGACACCGGCCTCCGCCCCTTCACCGTGACGCCTGACGCATGGACGGCCTTCACCACGTACGCGTCCGGATCCTGA